The proteins below are encoded in one region of Coffea arabica cultivar ET-39 chromosome 4c, Coffea Arabica ET-39 HiFi, whole genome shotgun sequence:
- the LOC140004822 gene encoding uncharacterized protein, translated as MTKWAVELAEHDIGYKPPTAIKAQALADFLAEGANLTLTELSPLRDDVQPKEPWVLFVDGASSKEGSGAGLLLISPTGEELIYALRFDFPTSNNEAEYEALLTGLRIAHQMSITAIKVWSDSQLVVLQVCGEYEAKEEVMKKYLAKVQGATALFDTFEIERVPRSQNKRADALSNLASSSFAHLNKEVLVEVVKQKNIDQVQVLTIDSSAI; from the coding sequence ATGACCAAGTGGGCCGTCGAGTTGGCTGAGCATGACATCGGTTACAAGCCTCCCACAGCCATCAAGGCCCAAGCCCTGGCAGACTTCCTTGCTGAGGGGGCCAACTTGACCCTAACCGAGCTAAGCCCTCTACGCGATGATGTACAGCCGAAGGAGCCATGGGTGCTGTTCGTAGATGGGGCCTCCAGCAAGGAGGGAAGCGGAGCCGGTCTACTGCTCATCTCGCCAACAGGGGAAGAACTAATCTATGCTCTCCGGTTCGACTTCCCCACGTCTAACAATGAGGCTGAGTATGAGGCCCTATTGACGGGATTGCGGATAGCCCACCAGATGAGTATTACCGCGATCAAAGTCTGGAGTGACTCTCAACTCGTCGTCCTCCAGGTCTGCGGGGAATACGAGGCCAAGGAGGAGGTCATGAAGAAGTACTTGGCCAAGGTGCAGGGGGCGACAGCCCTGTTTGATACATTTGAAATCGAGCGGGTGCCTAGATCGCAAAACAAGCGCGCAGACGCCCTGTCAAATCTGGCATCCTCCTCGTTTGCGCACCTGAACAAAGAAGTTCTGGTTGAGGTTGTGAAACAGAAAAATATCGATCAGGTCCAGGTCCTGACTATAGACAGCTCGGCCATCTAG